The Candidatus Methylomirabilota bacterium genome contains the following window.
GGCAGGCGACGGCGCGCCCGTCCACGACCCGCAGCGCCGGCTCCTCCTCGGCACACCGCGCCTGCGCCAGCGGGCACCGCGTCCGAAACCGGCACCCGCTCGGAATGTCGCGCGGGTTCGGCGGCTCACCCTCAAGCGCGAAGTCCTGCGTGACCCGCCGCCCCCCGATGCGCGGCACCGCGGCCAGCAGCGATTGCGTGTACGGGTGCCGCGGCGCTTCGAACACGCGCGCGGTCGGGCCGTGCTCGACGATCTTGCCGAGGTACATCACCGCGATGGTCGCGCACATCGCGCGCACCACCGAGAGATCGTGCGAGATGAACACGTAGGTCAGCGCGAACGTCTGCTGCAGGCTCCGGAAGAGCTTGAGCACGCTGGCCTGGACCGAGACGTCGAGCCCCGAGGTCGGCTCGTCCAGGATCACCAGGCGCGGCCGCAGGGTCAGGATGCGCGCCAGGCCCACGCGGCGCTGCTGGCCGCCGGACAGCTCGTGCGGATAGAGGTCCAGGTGCGCGTCGGGCAGGCCCACCGCGGCCAGGATCGTGCCCACCTCGCGCTCCCGCTCGGGACGCGTCAGCGTGGTGTGGATGATCAGCGGCTCGTGCAGCAGCGGCCGGATCTTCCAGCGCGGGTCGAGCGAGGCGCCGGGGTCCTGGTAGACGTACTGTAGATGTTTGGCGACCGCACGCCGCGCGCGGCGGGGCAGCCGCCCGATCTCGCGGCCGGCGAAGCGGATCTCGCCCGCGGTCGGCGTGTAGATGCCCATCACGGTCTTGCCCAGCGTCGACTTGCCGCAGCCGCTCTCGCCGACGAGGCCCAGGGTCTCGCCCGGGTGGACCTGCAACGACACGCCGTCGACGGCCCGCAGCCAGCCCACGCGGCGGCCGAAGGCGCTGCGCACCGGGAAGTGGCGGGCGACGTCGACCAGCTCCAGCAGCGGGGCGGACGCACTCACTTCGCGGCCTCGGCC
Protein-coding sequences here:
- a CDS encoding oligopeptide/dipeptide ABC transporter ATP-binding protein — encoded protein: MSASAPLLELVDVARHFPVRSAFGRRVGWLRAVDGVSLQVHPGETLGLVGESGCGKSTLGKTVMGIYTPTAGEIRFAGREIGRLPRRARRAVAKHLQYVYQDPGASLDPRWKIRPLLHEPLIIHTTLTRPEREREVGTILAAVGLPDAHLDLYPHELSGGQQRRVGLARILTLRPRLVILDEPTSGLDVSVQASVLKLFRSLQQTFALTYVFISHDLSVVRAMCATIAVMYLGKIVEHGPTARVFEAPRHPYTQSLLAAVPRIGGRRVTQDFALEGEPPNPRDIPSGCRFRTRCPLAQARCAEEEPALRVVDGRAVACHFA